Proteins encoded within one genomic window of Fragaria vesca subsp. vesca linkage group LG1, FraVesHawaii_1.0, whole genome shotgun sequence:
- the LOC101304905 gene encoding golgin candidate 6-like isoform 1, producing MGSWQRTGGLAMVELQSVVAESSGAQLVFGAMGFPVMMGVLREECDDVEMVWFCFLHQESSILLAQFFLIHQA from the exons ATGGGAAGCTGGCAGAGGACAGGAGGACTGGCTATGGTGGAGCTTCAGTCTGTTGTGGCTGAAAGCTCTGGTGCTCAGCTGGTGTTTGGAGCAATGG GATTTCCTGTGATGATGGGTGTATTGAGAGAAGAATGCGACGATGTTGAAATGGTTTGGTTCTGTTTCTTGCATCAAGAAAGCTCAATTCTTCTTGCTCAATTCTTCTTGATTCACCAAGCATGA